The Balnearium lithotrophicum genome contains a region encoding:
- a CDS encoding lysophospholipid acyltransferase family protein, whose product MKEVSQLLEYLTLKLTVSGIQKLDRKRAFSIAEKLGSILYNIPRVKKVCEENLRFTGFPEEIGRESFKNFLKASVDFFRMSKYSEEEIKDLFLPVDPSVVPEGGGFLLTAHIGNWEIMGALFSILSKGKLSVVAKPMKNKRVDKLINGIRRRFGIRVIPTGKGIEIFKEIKKGNYVGVLLDQRPKVKEGVLTSFLGRKTYTNKGLALLSIKTGKPVIPAFCFLEGERYRIEVYEPIYPEWSVEELTQKYTSAIERAVRRHPEQWFWFHRRWRNSPEFREWKGEKAI is encoded by the coding sequence TTGAAGGAAGTCTCGCAACTTCTGGAATATCTGACTTTAAAATTAACCGTTAGCGGAATTCAGAAGTTAGATAGAAAGAGGGCTTTTTCAATTGCCGAAAAGTTGGGAAGTATCCTCTACAACATTCCGAGGGTAAAGAAGGTTTGTGAGGAAAATTTAAGGTTTACAGGTTTTCCAGAGGAGATTGGAAGAGAGAGCTTTAAAAACTTCCTCAAGGCATCTGTTGATTTCTTTAGGATGTCGAAGTATTCCGAAGAAGAAATTAAAGACCTCTTTCTTCCTGTTGACCCTTCGGTTGTTCCAGAGGGAGGTGGTTTTCTGCTTACAGCCCATATAGGAAACTGGGAGATAATGGGAGCTCTCTTCTCAATCCTAAGTAAAGGAAAGCTCTCAGTGGTTGCAAAGCCAATGAAAAACAAAAGAGTTGACAAACTTATAAATGGAATAAGGAGAAGGTTTGGAATTAGGGTTATTCCAACGGGAAAAGGTATTGAGATTTTTAAGGAGATAAAGAAAGGAAACTACGTGGGAGTCCTCTTAGACCAGAGGCCAAAGGTAAAGGAAGGTGTTCTAACCTCGTTTTTAGGTAGAAAAACCTACACGAACAAGGGATTGGCACTTCTATCTATAAAAACCGGTAAGCCTGTAATTCCAGCATTCTGTTTCCTTGAGGGTGAAAGGTACAGAATTGAGGTTTACGAGCCGATATACCCTGAATGGAGTGTTGAGGAGTTGACTCAAAAGTACACATCCGCAATTGAGAGAGCAGTTAGAAGACATCCAGAGCAGTGGTTCTGGTTCCACAGAAGGTGGAGGAACTCACCTGAGTTTAGGGAGTGGAAGGGTGAGAAGGCTATTTGA